One window from the genome of Acinetobacter sp. LoGeW2-3 encodes:
- a CDS encoding DNA transfer protein p32 — translation MKKLIGVIAAVTVSTFMLAGCENMSSRDQRIGTAALGGAVGGGLGSKVGGGVGAAVGGGAGAAVGSKAQGGSNRNATYSGVGGAVGSAVGKSIFGGTGGAAIGGAIGGGAGAAIEQNNRR, via the coding sequence ATGAAAAAGTTAATAGGCGTAATTGCAGCTGTGACTGTATCAACCTTTATGCTGGCAGGTTGTGAGAACATGTCGAGTCGTGATCAACGTATCGGTACTGCAGCCCTAGGTGGTGCAGTCGGTGGCGGTCTAGGTAGTAAAGTCGGCGGTGGTGTTGGTGCAGCAGTTGGCGGTGGTGCTGGTGCGGCAGTCGGTAGTAAAGCACAAGGCGGTTCAAACCGTAATGCGACCTACAGTGGTGTCGGCGGTGCAGTCGGTTCAGCTGTTGGTAAAAGCATCTTCGGCGGTACTGGCGGTGCAGCGATCGGTGGTGCCATTGGTGGCGGTGCTGGTGCAGCAATTGAACAAAATAACCGTCGCTAA
- a CDS encoding Na+/H+ antiporter family protein, with translation MFAILAAVGVMFGLALARVPVVFALVIGAVVGGLLAGLGLQGTLDAFNNGLGGGAKIALAYGILGAFALALARSGLPDLLAYKMISALKGEADVKAQNRVKYVIFVTVAIAAVFSQNVIPVHIAFIPVLIPPLLIIFNHLQLDRRLVACLLTFGLVATYMLVPVGFGAIFLNDILGQNINNFGKAYGFQISNDQIPGAMAIPVFGMFIGLLVAMFISYRKPRVYKDIHVEQQQSISAELGVEQHAGRPQIAKFTIWMAAIAVVATLAVQLYSDSMILAGLVGVAILSCAGIFKWKEADDVIITGMRMMALVGFIMIAAQGFAAVIDATNQVPALVQASVDWIGQSKPFAAFLMLLIGLLVTLGIGSSFSTVPILAIIYVPMCIQFGFSPEATIAIIGTAAALGDAGSPASDSTLGPTSGLNMDGQHDHMKDSVIPTFIHYNIPLLIFGWIAAMVL, from the coding sequence ATGTTCGCAATTCTTGCTGCTGTCGGAGTCATGTTCGGACTCGCTCTGGCACGCGTACCCGTAGTATTTGCCCTCGTTATTGGTGCTGTTGTTGGTGGTTTGCTGGCAGGTCTAGGCCTACAGGGAACTTTAGATGCATTTAACAATGGCTTAGGTGGTGGCGCAAAAATTGCCTTGGCCTACGGTATTTTAGGTGCATTTGCCTTGGCATTGGCACGTTCAGGTCTACCTGACTTACTCGCCTATAAGATGATTAGTGCCTTAAAAGGTGAGGCCGATGTCAAAGCACAAAATCGTGTTAAATATGTGATTTTTGTAACTGTTGCCATTGCAGCGGTGTTCTCTCAAAACGTGATTCCTGTGCATATCGCGTTTATTCCAGTGCTGATTCCGCCTTTACTGATCATATTTAACCATTTGCAGTTAGACCGCCGTTTGGTGGCTTGTTTGCTGACCTTTGGTCTGGTTGCCACTTATATGCTGGTGCCTGTGGGTTTTGGTGCGATCTTCCTGAATGATATTCTGGGTCAGAACATCAATAACTTTGGTAAAGCTTATGGCTTCCAGATTAGCAATGACCAGATTCCTGGTGCCATGGCCATTCCTGTGTTTGGTATGTTTATCGGCTTGCTGGTTGCGATGTTCATCAGCTATCGCAAACCACGTGTTTATAAAGATATTCATGTTGAACAACAGCAAAGTATTTCTGCTGAGCTGGGTGTGGAACAACACGCAGGTCGACCTCAAATCGCCAAGTTCACTATCTGGATGGCAGCAATTGCAGTGGTTGCCACGCTGGCTGTGCAGCTGTATTCAGATTCGATGATTCTTGCGGGTCTAGTGGGCGTAGCAATTCTCAGCTGTGCCGGAATCTTTAAGTGGAAAGAAGCTGATGATGTAATCATTACCGGTATGCGTATGATGGCACTGGTTGGTTTCATCATGATCGCTGCGCAAGGTTTTGCGGCTGTAATTGATGCAACTAATCAGGTTCCAGCGCTGGTTCAGGCATCTGTAGACTGGATCGGACAAAGCAAGCCATTCGCTGCCTTCCTGATGCTTTTGATTGGTCTGTTGGTTACTTTAGGGATTGGTTCATCTTTCTCTACCGTGCCAATTCTGGCAATTATCTATGTGCCGATGTGTATTCAGTTTGGTTTTAGTCCTGAAGCGACGATTGCCATTATTGGTACCGCTGCAGCTCTAGGTGATGCGGGTTCTCCAGCATCAGACTCGACTTTGGGGCCTACATCTGGCCTGAATATGGATGGTCAACACGACCATATGAAGGACAGTGTGATTCCGACCTTTATCCATTACAACATTCCATTGCTGATTTTTGGCTGGATTGCGGCAATGGTGCTTTAA
- a CDS encoding DUF4442 domain-containing protein, protein MSLLRKIQSLPLITKFILNRYAPYRGAGIEIDELDYANYHIRVKMPLTRKNQNVVGVHFGGSLYSMVDPFYMLLLMHHLGPKYIVWDKEATIQFLSPGRGTVYADIRIDAEEINTIMNLATDHAPVYRNYQVDIYDDSGVRIAEVKKTVYIRRKKPKALFKAKDK, encoded by the coding sequence ATGAGCCTATTACGTAAAATTCAAAGCCTGCCCCTGATCACCAAATTTATCTTAAACCGTTATGCACCGTATCGCGGTGCGGGTATTGAAATTGATGAACTGGATTATGCCAATTATCACATTCGCGTGAAAATGCCACTGACTCGTAAAAACCAGAATGTTGTCGGCGTACATTTTGGTGGCAGCCTGTATTCAATGGTCGATCCCTTTTACATGCTGCTTCTCATGCATCATCTGGGACCGAAATATATTGTCTGGGACAAAGAAGCTACGATTCAATTCCTCTCTCCAGGCCGCGGGACAGTGTATGCAGATATTCGTATTGATGCTGAAGAAATCAATACGATTATGAATCTGGCCACTGATCATGCACCTGTGTATCGGAATTATCAGGTCGATATTTATGATGATTCAGGTGTCCGTATCGCAGAAGTAAAAAAGACCGTATACATTCGCCGTAAGAAGCCTAAGGCACTCTTTAAAGCAAAAGATAAATAG
- a CDS encoding alpha/beta fold hydrolase — translation METQPQWVATSDQQRLAVRTFGDMTKPALVLVHGYPDHQEVWKNVILYLKQDYFIVTYDVRSAGDSSIPKYVRDYRLERLSLDLEEVVNTILPGQSFHLAAHDWGSIQSWESVTDPRFEGRILSFTTMSGPCLDHVAFWMRNQFKHNRSRFFKQLSKSWYIAMFQLPWLAPAAWNFFNPERWSRVIRELEGKEGLPLNQNIVKDGKYGVSLYRANFIPRLLKPRERYAICPVQAIVLKRDNFVSPQLVDEMPKWVQTFSRVELDANHWAILSQPQAIANYIREFTQLHT, via the coding sequence ATGGAAACACAACCACAATGGGTGGCGACCAGTGATCAGCAGCGTCTAGCAGTAAGAACCTTTGGCGATATGACCAAGCCGGCTTTGGTTTTGGTACATGGTTATCCAGATCATCAGGAGGTCTGGAAAAATGTGATTTTGTATCTGAAACAGGATTATTTTATTGTCACTTATGACGTACGTAGTGCCGGAGACTCCTCTATTCCCAAATACGTCCGTGATTATCGTCTGGAGCGACTCAGCCTGGATCTGGAAGAAGTAGTGAATACGATTCTTCCCGGACAATCTTTTCATTTGGCAGCGCATGACTGGGGTTCAATCCAGTCTTGGGAGTCAGTGACCGATCCACGATTTGAAGGGCGCATTCTCTCCTTTACTACCATGTCAGGTCCTTGTCTGGATCATGTGGCATTCTGGATGAGAAATCAGTTTAAGCACAACAGATCAAGATTTTTTAAACAATTAAGCAAGTCCTGGTATATCGCGATGTTCCAGTTACCTTGGCTGGCACCAGCTGCATGGAATTTCTTCAATCCTGAGCGTTGGAGCCGAGTTATTCGAGAACTGGAAGGTAAGGAAGGGCTGCCACTGAATCAGAATATTGTTAAAGATGGAAAATATGGCGTTAGTCTGTATCGGGCGAATTTTATTCCACGATTGCTTAAACCTCGTGAACGCTATGCGATCTGTCCGGTACAGGCGATTGTGTTAAAACGCGATAATTTTGTCAGTCCACAATTGGTTGATGAAATGCCGAAGTGGGTGCAAACCTTCTCCAGAGTTGAGCTGGATGCCAATCACTGGGCGATCTTAAGTCAGCCACAAGCTATTGCGAACTATATTCGCGAATTTACCCAACTGCATACTTAA
- the htpG gene encoding molecular chaperone HtpG, whose amino-acid sequence MSESNAQKHSFQAEVAQLLHLVTHSLYSNPEIFLRELISNASDACDKLRFEGINHPEYYENEPDLRVRVSLDQDNKTITISDNGIGLSQQEAIDNLGTIAKSGTKDFMSKLTGDQKADAQLIGQFGVGFYSGFIVADKITVESRRAGTDKSEGVRWISGGTGDFEVEQITKEGRGTDIILHLREDALDYLQSYKVKQIINKYSDHISLPIQMQKEVWQEEEAAEGETPKGGQYVKTDEWEAINSASALWTRSKSEITEEQYVEFYKNLTHDFAAPLAWAHNRVEGSTEYTQLLYVPSKASQDIFTRDAKAGIKLYVKRVFIMDDADNLIPNYLRFVQGVVDSADLPLNVSRELLQESRDVKTIREGNTRRILTMLDNLAKSEDEKDQENFKTFYREFGAVLKEGLGEDFSNRERILKLLRYATSTNDEVSTSLADYKARMKEGQKAIYYVTAESLNAAKNSPQLEVFKKKGIEVLLMSERVDEWAMNFVHEFDGTPLQNVSKGAVDLGDLQDAEEKKALEAAAEQFKPVVDKLAGSLKDKTKEVRVTTRLVDSPACLVTGEGELSPQLIRMLKDAGQPVPDMKPILEINPEHPLVKKLEGSAQFDDLANVIFDQAVIAEGSLPENPAEYVKRINSLLLA is encoded by the coding sequence ATGAGCGAGTCAAACGCACAAAAGCATAGTTTCCAGGCCGAGGTGGCGCAGTTACTGCACCTCGTGACACATTCGCTATACTCAAACCCTGAAATTTTCCTGCGTGAACTGATTTCAAATGCTTCAGATGCATGTGATAAGTTACGCTTTGAAGGGATCAATCATCCTGAATATTATGAAAATGAACCTGACCTGCGTGTACGGGTCAGCCTCGATCAAGATAATAAAACCATTACTATTTCTGACAATGGCATTGGCTTAAGCCAGCAAGAAGCCATTGATAATCTGGGGACGATTGCCAAATCGGGTACCAAAGACTTTATGTCGAAGCTGACAGGAGATCAAAAAGCCGATGCTCAGTTGATCGGTCAGTTCGGTGTAGGTTTCTATTCAGGCTTTATTGTCGCTGACAAGATCACCGTAGAATCTCGTCGTGCAGGTACAGATAAGTCTGAAGGGGTACGCTGGATCAGCGGTGGTACAGGTGATTTCGAAGTTGAACAGATCACTAAGGAAGGCCGTGGTACAGACATCATCCTGCATTTGCGTGAAGATGCTCTAGACTATCTGCAAAGCTATAAAGTGAAGCAGATCATCAACAAATATTCTGACCATATCAGCCTGCCAATCCAGATGCAGAAAGAAGTCTGGCAGGAAGAAGAAGCTGCCGAAGGTGAAACGCCAAAAGGTGGTCAATATGTGAAGACCGATGAATGGGAAGCGATCAACTCTGCAAGTGCTTTATGGACTCGTAGCAAGTCTGAGATTACTGAAGAACAATATGTCGAGTTTTATAAAAACCTGACCCATGACTTTGCTGCACCACTAGCATGGGCGCACAACCGTGTTGAAGGTAGCACTGAATATACCCAACTGCTGTATGTACCAAGCAAAGCATCACAGGATATTTTCACTCGCGATGCTAAGGCCGGGATCAAGCTGTATGTGAAACGCGTCTTCATTATGGATGATGCAGATAACCTGATTCCAAACTATCTGCGTTTTGTACAGGGTGTAGTGGACAGTGCGGATCTACCTCTGAATGTGAGCCGAGAACTGCTGCAAGAAAGCCGTGATGTAAAAACCATCCGTGAAGGTAATACCCGTCGTATCCTGACCATGCTGGATAATCTGGCCAAGTCTGAAGATGAAAAAGATCAGGAAAATTTCAAAACTTTCTACCGTGAATTTGGCGCTGTGCTGAAAGAAGGTTTGGGTGAAGATTTTAGTAATCGTGAACGTATCCTGAAATTACTGCGTTATGCGACATCAACTAATGATGAAGTCAGCACTTCATTGGCAGACTATAAAGCGCGCATGAAGGAAGGTCAGAAAGCCATTTACTATGTGACTGCTGAAAGCCTAAATGCTGCGAAAAACTCCCCTCAATTGGAAGTTTTCAAGAAAAAAGGCATTGAAGTTCTGCTGATGTCTGAACGCGTCGATGAATGGGCGATGAATTTCGTACATGAGTTCGACGGTACGCCGTTGCAAAACGTATCTAAAGGTGCAGTCGACCTTGGTGATCTGCAAGATGCTGAAGAGAAGAAAGCGCTCGAAGCCGCTGCTGAACAGTTCAAGCCTGTGGTCGATAAGCTTGCGGGTTCATTGAAGGATAAAACCAAGGAGGTGCGTGTAACAACTCGTCTGGTGGATTCACCAGCTTGTCTAGTGACTGGAGAAGGCGAATTGTCTCCACAACTGATTCGTATGCTGAAAGATGCGGGTCAGCCTGTACCAGATATGAAGCCCATTTTAGAGATCAACCCTGAACATCCACTGGTGAAAAAACTGGAAGGCTCTGCTCAGTTTGATGATCTGGCCAATGTGATCTTTGATCAGGCAGTAATTGCTGAAGGTAGTTTACCAGAGAATCCAGCTGAGTATGTAAAGCGTATTAACAGTCTGTTATTAGCTTAA
- a CDS encoding acetyl-CoA hydrolase/transferase family protein, producing MSLDRIRLASLHNKVMSAEQAAQFIEDGMTVGMSGFTRAGEAKAVPLALVQQAKANPLKITLITGASLGNDLDKQLTEAGVLARRLPFQVDNTLRKAINKGEVMFIDQHLSETVEQMRNQQLKKPDVAVIEAVAITEDGGIIPTTSVGNSASFAIFAEKVIVEINTNLSPAFEGLHDIYIPTYRPTRQAIPLTKVDERIGTHAINIDPAKIVGIVFNNEYHDSPSTVTAPDDETQSIANHLIAFFEKEVAADRLPKNLGPLQAGIGSIANAVLTGLKESNFEDLIMYSEVLQDCTFELIDAGKMKFASGSSITLSAKYGEKVFNNLEQYKDKLVLRPQEISNHPELVRRLGIIGINTALEFDIYGNVNSTHVCGSKMMNGIGGSGDFARNAHIAIFVTKSIAKGGDISSVVPMASHVDHTGHDVDVLVTEQGLADLRGLAPRERARAIIDNCVHPMYKDALNDYFDRACVRGGQTPHLLNEALSWHANFEETGSMLTSVKEAKSA from the coding sequence ATGTCTTTAGACCGTATCCGTTTAGCATCCCTACACAATAAGGTAATGAGCGCAGAACAGGCAGCTCAGTTCATCGAAGATGGCATGACTGTAGGTATGAGTGGCTTCACTCGTGCAGGTGAAGCAAAAGCGGTTCCACTGGCTCTGGTACAGCAGGCAAAGGCGAACCCATTAAAGATTACTCTTATCACTGGTGCTTCTCTGGGTAATGATCTAGACAAGCAATTAACAGAAGCTGGTGTATTGGCACGTCGTTTGCCATTCCAGGTGGACAATACCCTGCGTAAAGCAATCAACAAGGGTGAAGTAATGTTCATCGATCAACATTTGTCTGAAACTGTTGAACAAATGCGTAACCAGCAACTGAAAAAACCAGATGTAGCAGTGATTGAAGCGGTTGCGATTACTGAAGACGGCGGCATCATTCCTACAACTTCAGTAGGTAACTCTGCAAGCTTTGCGATTTTTGCAGAAAAAGTGATTGTAGAAATCAATACTAACTTAAGCCCAGCATTCGAAGGCTTACACGATATCTACATCCCGACTTATCGTCCAACACGTCAAGCGATTCCGTTGACTAAAGTGGATGAGCGTATCGGTACGCATGCGATCAATATTGATCCAGCGAAAATTGTCGGTATTGTATTTAACAATGAATATCATGACTCTCCATCTACAGTAACTGCTCCGGATGATGAGACTCAATCTATTGCAAACCATCTGATTGCTTTCTTCGAAAAAGAAGTAGCTGCAGACCGTTTACCGAAAAACCTTGGCCCGCTTCAAGCAGGTATTGGTTCAATTGCCAACGCAGTATTAACTGGTTTGAAAGAATCTAATTTTGAAGACTTGATCATGTACTCAGAAGTACTGCAAGACTGTACTTTCGAATTGATCGATGCGGGCAAAATGAAATTTGCTTCAGGTTCATCAATTACTCTTTCTGCAAAATATGGCGAGAAAGTATTTAACAACCTTGAGCAATACAAAGACAAACTTGTATTACGTCCACAGGAAATTTCTAACCACCCTGAACTGGTTCGTCGTTTAGGTATCATTGGTATCAACACTGCGCTTGAGTTCGACATCTACGGTAATGTGAACTCTACTCACGTATGTGGTAGCAAAATGATGAACGGTATCGGTGGTTCAGGTGACTTTGCACGTAATGCACACATTGCGATCTTTGTGACCAAGTCAATTGCTAAAGGTGGTGACATCTCATCTGTCGTTCCAATGGCATCTCACGTTGACCATACTGGCCATGACGTAGACGTTCTTGTGACTGAACAAGGTTTAGCAGATCTTCGTGGTTTGGCGCCGCGTGAACGTGCTCGTGCCATTATCGACAACTGTGTACACCCAATGTACAAAGATGCATTGAATGACTACTTTGACCGTGCATGTGTACGTGGTGGTCAGACACCTCATCTTCTAAATGAAGCATTGAGCTGGCATGCAAACTTTGAAGAAACTGGTTCTATGCTAACTTCTGTAAAAGAAGCAAAATCTGCATAA
- a CDS encoding lysozyme inhibitor LprI family protein, with the protein MKWLLRSGLIFFVVWTIQSHAASFDCQKAQSQTEKAICQHRVLNDADVKMATSYNIIRHLVPMGTRSVIQRDQIKWLQFRDQCQESVDCLMQVYKMRQQQIDLQFDRVYRQGPF; encoded by the coding sequence ATGAAGTGGTTGCTTAGAAGTGGATTGATCTTCTTTGTGGTCTGGACGATCCAAAGCCATGCCGCAAGTTTTGACTGCCAAAAAGCCCAGTCACAGACGGAGAAAGCGATCTGCCAGCATCGTGTACTGAATGACGCCGATGTCAAAATGGCCACTAGCTATAATATTATCCGTCATCTTGTGCCGATGGGGACACGCTCGGTCATTCAACGGGATCAGATCAAGTGGTTACAGTTTCGAGATCAATGTCAGGAGTCAGTCGACTGCCTGATGCAGGTGTATAAAATGCGTCAGCAGCAGATTGACTTGCAATTTGACCGGGTTTATCGTCAAGGACCATTTTAA
- a CDS encoding OmpW/AlkL family protein, translated as MLKQVTLIALMGLSASAMAGDWQVKVGASALAPQNDDNGTLNVPLAAGGSAALKADVSNEVNFTPSVEYFFANSPISVELLLALPFDHDVNIGTIENAASFKHLPPTITAKYNFKNSTRFTPYVGVGATVVVPWDEELSQTTKTVTGAEKLDADVAYGVAGQVGFNFQPADAKNWGVFVDVRYADVKTELTAKNPDGTKVSLGDLEVNPWVYTLGYSYKF; from the coding sequence ATGTTAAAGCAAGTTACTCTAATTGCATTAATGGGTCTTTCAGCATCTGCGATGGCAGGTGATTGGCAAGTTAAAGTTGGTGCATCAGCATTGGCACCACAAAATGATGACAATGGCACATTGAATGTACCTTTGGCAGCAGGTGGTTCAGCTGCATTAAAAGCAGATGTGAGTAACGAAGTTAACTTCACACCTTCAGTAGAATATTTCTTTGCGAATTCACCAATTTCAGTAGAGTTATTGCTCGCATTACCTTTTGATCATGATGTAAACATTGGTACGATTGAAAATGCTGCATCTTTCAAACATTTACCTCCTACCATTACAGCAAAGTATAATTTTAAAAATTCAACTCGTTTTACTCCATACGTAGGTGTGGGCGCGACTGTAGTTGTACCTTGGGATGAAGAATTATCTCAAACAACTAAAACAGTAACAGGTGCTGAAAAGTTAGACGCTGATGTAGCTTATGGTGTCGCAGGACAAGTTGGTTTTAACTTCCAACCTGCTGATGCTAAAAACTGGGGTGTATTTGTAGATGTTCGTTATGCAGATGTGAAAACTGAATTAACAGCAAAAAACCCTGATGGTACTAAAGTAAGTTTAGGTGATCTCGAAGTAAATCCTTGGGTTTATACTCTTGGTTATAGCTACAAATTCTAA
- a CDS encoding DsbA family oxidoreductase, translating to MRVDIWSDVVCPFCYIGKKRLEAAAEQAGVELEVHWHSFQLDPEAPVRQEISNSERLAQKYGRTVAEVEEMQRNIAEMAKAEGIEFNWEGANSGNTFNAHRIIHLAQSKGLGNEAEEAFFYSYMTQGLAIGERETLEDVAARIGLNPVEVDDVLNSEEYADFVKFDQEIARDQLKVTGVPFFVFDQRIALAGAQPKEVFVQVLEKALEPTPVAAEQCTDDQCDLPKSE from the coding sequence ATGCGCGTAGATATCTGGTCAGATGTGGTCTGCCCTTTTTGTTATATCGGTAAAAAACGTTTAGAAGCTGCTGCTGAACAGGCAGGTGTAGAACTTGAAGTTCATTGGCATAGCTTCCAGCTTGATCCAGAAGCGCCAGTACGTCAGGAAATTTCTAACTCTGAACGACTTGCGCAGAAATATGGCCGCACTGTGGCTGAAGTCGAAGAGATGCAGCGTAATATTGCTGAGATGGCCAAGGCAGAAGGTATTGAGTTTAATTGGGAAGGTGCCAATTCCGGCAATACTTTTAATGCTCACCGTATTATCCATCTTGCTCAGAGCAAAGGCCTAGGTAACGAAGCTGAGGAAGCTTTTTTCTATAGTTATATGACTCAAGGTCTTGCTATTGGTGAACGTGAAACATTGGAAGACGTAGCAGCACGTATTGGCTTAAATCCAGTTGAAGTCGACGATGTGTTGAATTCAGAAGAATATGCTGATTTCGTTAAATTCGATCAGGAAATTGCACGTGACCAACTGAAAGTGACAGGCGTACCGTTCTTCGTATTTGACCAGCGTATTGCCTTGGCAGGTGCCCAACCGAAGGAAGTTTTCGTACAGGTACTCGAAAAAGCACTAGAGCCAACACCGGTTGCTGCAGAACAGTGTACGGATGATCAATGCGATTTACCTAAATCTGAATAA
- a CDS encoding dodecin family protein, translating to MAIAKVVEVNSSSNMSFEDAIQSGIAKVTETVKNVQGAWINEQKVVIKDNKITEYRVNLKISFLVE from the coding sequence ATGGCAATCGCAAAAGTTGTTGAAGTCAATTCAAGCAGTAATATGAGCTTTGAGGACGCGATTCAGTCTGGAATTGCTAAGGTCACAGAAACCGTCAAGAATGTTCAGGGTGCCTGGATTAATGAACAAAAAGTTGTCATCAAAGACAATAAAATCACTGAATATCGGGTCAATCTTAAAATCAGTTTTCTGGTTGAATAA